The DNA window CACGAGCTTGAGGTGCTCGGCACCCTTGAAGGACTCGGCGTAGATCTTGTAGACGTCCTCGGTGCCGGAGGGTCGGGCCGCGAACCACGCGTGCTCGGTCACGACCTTGACCCCACCGATGGCGGCGTCGTTGCCCGGAGCGTGGCTGAGCTTCGCGACGATCGGGTCGCCGGCGAGTTCCGTCGCCGTGATCGCGTCGCCGTCGAGCTTGCCGAGGCGCGCCTTCTGCTCCTTCGAGGCCGCGGCGTCCACGCGCTCGTACACCGGGTCGCCGAAGCGCTCCGTGAGTTCGCGGTACAGCACCGACGGGGTCTTGCCGGTCACCGCGAGGATCTCCGCGGCGAGCAGGCACAGGAGGATGCCGTCCTTGTCGGTCGTCCACACGGAGCCGTCGAAGCGCAGGAAGCTCGCGCCCGCACTCTCCTCGCCACCGAAGCCGACGGAGCCGTCGACGAGGCCGGGGACGAACCACTTGAACCCGACCGGGACCTCCCACAGGCGACGCCCGAGGGACTCGGCCACGCGGTCGACCACCGACGACGACACGAGGGTCTTGCCGACAGCGGCGTCCTCGCGCCAACCGGGCCGGTTCGCGTACAGGTAGTCGATCGCGACGGCGAGGTAGTGGTTGGGGTTCATGAGCCCGGCGTCGGGGGTGACGATGCCGTGGCGGTCGGCGTCCGCGTCGTTGCCGGTGAGGAGGTCGAACTCGTCACGACGGGCGACGAGCGCCGCCATGGCCGACGGCGACGACGGGTCCATCCGGATCTTGCCGTCCCAGTCGAGCGTCATGAACGCCCACGCCGGGTCCACGTGCGGGTTCACGACCGTGAGGTCGATCTCGTACCGGTCGGCGATCGCCTGCCAGTAGTGCACGCTCGCGCCGCCCAAGGGGTCGGCGCCGATGCGGATGCCGCTGCGCTTGATGGCGTCGAGGTTGATGATGTGCTTCAGGTCGTCGACGTAGTTGCCGCGGAAGTCGTACGTCTCGACGGCCGAGGGCTCGGCCATCTTCACGTCGTGCAGGCCACCGGCGATGAGCTCGTTGGCGCGGTTCGCGATCCACGAGGTGGCGTCGGAGTCGGCCGGACCACCGTGCGGCGGGTTGTACTTGAAGCCGCCGTCGGCCGGCGGGTTGTGGCTCGGCGTGACGACGATGCCGTCGGCCTGGTCGCCGTTGCCCTCCGCGTTGTACTTGAGGATGGCGTGGCTGAGCGCCGGCGTCGGGACGAAGTCGTCGAACTCGTCGACGAGCACCCGCACCCCGTTGGCGACGAGGACCTCGAGCGCCGTCGTCTGGGCCGGGCCGCTGAGCGCGTGCGTGTCGGAACCGATGAAGAGCGGACCGGTGATGCCCTGGCCGGCGCGGTACTCGACGATCGCCTGCGTGGTGGCGGCGATGTGGTCCTGGTTGAACGCCGTGTTCAGCGAGGAGCCGCGGTGTCCGGACGTGCCGAACACGACCCGCTGCTCCGGGATCGAGACGTCCGGCTTGAGCGTGTAGTACGCGTCGATGAGCGACGGCACGTCGATCAGGTCGGCTTCGGTGGCGGGGGTCCCAGCGCGATCGTTCATCGCCCCAGTCTGGCAGCAACCGATCGGGTCAGGAAGGCGCTTGACCTCCGGATGTCGGGCACCCGACGATCGGGGACGGTCAGCGGGTGGCGAGGACCGCGGCGGCGCTCGCCGAGGCGGATGCGGTGGTCGCCGGGTCGGTCGTTCCCGCGGCGGCGGTCGCACCGGTGTGCCGCGTGCCGCCGGGAGTCGTGAGGTCGGGCAGCGCGTACGCCTTGCCGGTCACGATGCGCTGGATCGCGTAGAGGCTCTCGGTGGCCGGCCCGAGGTACTTGCCCCGGTCGTCGGCGTTGCTCGAGCCGACCGCGTTGTGGCCGTCGACGGCGCCGAGGCGGTCGCCGTCGCCGAGCGTCAGGCCGTTCGAGCCGAACACGGTGGCTCCCCAGGATCCACCGGTCGGGTTCGCCCGCCCGGACAGGATCTGCCCGAGCCCCGCGAGCGTGTCGGCACTCGCCTGCGAGGCGTATACGCGACTGGCGGGGACGTGGAGGTCGGTGATCGCGATCTCGGACGGGATGCCCGCGGAGCCGAGCATGACGAAGTCGTCGACGTGGTAATCGCCGGAGGCCAGGGCGAGCGAGGCCGTCGCCGTGCCGTAGGAGTGCGCCACGACGCTCAGCTGCGACGCGACACCGTGCGTCGTCCGGTACGCGTCGTAGCCGGCCAGCACGCCGGCGAGCAGGGGTGCCCCCTCGATGGCGCGGTCGTTGGAGGGCACCTCGAGGGCGGTCGGGCTGTGGCCGCCGATCCAGAGGATCACGGCGCTGTCCGCCGCAGCCGCCTGGATGCGCTTGGCCCCGCGCAGGTAGTCGTCGAGCTCGAGCGCGCTGCTGTTCATCCCCGGGACGAACACGGTGACGTAGGTGGCGATGTCGACGTCGCCGACCGCGACCGCGACGCGAGGAGGGCCGGACCCGGCCGACTGCAACGTGATGAGGTACTCGGGCTGGAGTCTGGCGGCGACCGCCTCCGGGGCGTACCGGTCGACGAGCAGCTTGATCGCGTCGAGTCGCGACACGGTCGTCGCGAGGGCCGTCGAGGCCGCCTCGCCGTCGACCTGGTCGGAGCCCGCCATCATCGCGCGGTAGCTCGCCTCGGTGTCGGTGAGGAGTCCGGCGAGGCGGGACACGTTGGCCGTCGCGCGGTCCGTGTAGGTGACGCCCTCGAGGTTGCCGATGATCGCCGGGTAGCCGGTCATGAGCAGCGCGCGGTATCCGGGTGGGAAGGCGGTCCAGAGCTGGGCGACCTGGATCGACGACATCGTCGTGAGCGCGGACGCCGCAGCGGCGAGGTCGCCGACGTAGGTGGCGGTGAAGGCCGCGGCACTCATGGTGGGGACCGTCGACGCCGCCGGCGCGAAATCGGTGGCGGCGATCGCGCTCGCCCCGGCGGTCGACGTCTGCGTCACGGTGACGACGCCGGCGAGGATCGCGGCGATGGCGACGGTCATGACGACCGACTTGACGAGCGTGGCGCGGGCGGCGGAGAGCGGTCGACCGACCCACGACGGGAGCCGCCAGGTGGGCAGGGTCCAGGAGGACGCTACGTCGAACGCGGCCTCGCCGCCCGCCGCGAGGTTCAGTCGAGGAGTGGTCCGCGAGGCGGCGTCGGTGAAGACACTCGTCACGTCACTCCTGTTCGTCGTCTCGGGCCATCGGGTGGAGCCTCGCGCGACGTCGGATCACGCATCGAGATCGGGGAGACGAACGGCCGTGAACTCGCATCCCGAGACGAGCGGCAGCGCCCAATACACCCTTGTATCCATTGTGACGGGTATTGGCGTGTTTTGAATAGCTCAAAACGGGGGGTATCTGGGCCGAAACGGCCCGTTTTTCCTGAATATCAGCCGGATGTGACCTGGATGGGAGTCAACGGGGCGTCGGGGGCGTGTCGCAGGCCACACGGTACGCTCGGATGCATGTCTGCCGCACCCCCCGAGGACGCCCGCCGGAGCTACAGTTTTCTCGGTCCGAGCGGGACCTTCACCGAGGTCGCCCTCGGTCAGGTCGAGGAGGCCAGAGGGCAGATCTGGAAGCCGGTCAGCAACGTCGGTGAAGCACTCGGCGACGTGCTCGCCGGGCGCAGTACGGCCGCCGTCATCGCCATCGAGAACTCGGTCGACGGCGGGGTGTCCGTGGCGCAGGATGCACTGGCCACGATGCCCGGTCTGCGCATCGTCGGCGAGGTGCTCGTCCCCGTCAACTTCTTCCTCGTCGCCCGACCCGGAACCCGCCTCGAGGACGTCGCGATCGTGAACGCGCACCCCGTCGCCTACGGGCAGTGCCACCTGTGGCTCGATGCGAAGCTGCCCTCGCACGGGCACATCCCGGCGTCGAGCAACGTGGCTGCTGCCGCGTCCTTGCTCGACGGTACCTCCACCGCGGACGCCGCCGTCGCCCCGCCCGGCATCGTCGACCACTACGAGCTCGACGTCCTCGCGGAGAACATCGGCGACAACCCGAACGCCGTGACCCGCTTCGTCGTCGTCAGCCGCTCCCGCGAGATCCCGGCTCGTACCGGTGCCGACAAGACGAGCCTCATCGTGGAGCTCCCGAACGACCAGGCCGGCTCACTCCTCGACATGCTGGAGCAGTTCTCCACCCGCGGCGTGAACCTGAGCCTCATCGAGTCGCGACCCATCGGCGACGCCCTCGGGCGCTACCGCTTCGTGATCGACGCCCTCGGACACATCGAGGACGAACGGATGGCCGACGCGCTGCTCGGGCTCCGTCGGTTCAGCCCGAACGTGATCTTCCTGGGCTCCTACCCGAGCGCCGACCGCACCGCCGTCGACTACCACTCGCGGTACAACGACGAGGTGTTCATCGAGGCGCGCGACTGGCTGCGCGGGCTGCTCTCGGCGGAGCCGCTCGAGGACTGAACGGCGGCGGTCGCTCAGGCGACGATGTCGACGCCGTGACCGCGCAGGCGACGCTGCTCGGCGGTGAGCGAGGCGATGAGTCGTCCGTTGGTGCCGCGGATGTGGTCTGCGACGAGCTCGGCCGCCCGCGTCGCGTCGCCGACCACGACCGCGTCGAGGATGGCGTGGTGCTCCCGGGAGGCCTGGTCGCGGGCCTCCGGGGTGCGGACCTCGAGCCAGCGGGTGCGGGCGAGTCTGACCATCGCCCCGTGCACGCCCTCGGCGAGGAGTCGGTTCCCGGAGAGTGCCGCGAGCTCCTCGTGAAAGTCGCCGCCGACTCGCAGCACGGTGCGCTCGTCGTCGGGACGCGGTTCGTCGAGAAGGGCGCGGACGGCGGCGAGCTGTGCCTCGGTGGCGCGTTCGGTCGCGAGTCGCACCGTCGCGGTCTCGAGGGCTTCGCGGTACTCGGCGATGAGGCCGATCTCCTCGAGGTCGATCGGGGCGACGATCCAGCCGCGGCCGTCGCGCTTCGCGAGCCCCTCGGACTCGAGCCGGGTGAGTGCCGCCCGCACCGGCGTCCGTGAGGCGGCGAACCGCTGTTCCAACCCTCGCTCGGTGAGGGACCGACCGGGCGCGAGGTCGAGGGTGAGGATGGCGGCTCGGAGGCGGTCGTAGAGCTGCGTCGTCTGCGTCGGGGTGCTCATCCGTGCTCGGTTCTCGTCGGTGGTCTTGGTATACCAAGATGGTGTACCGTCATGCTAGCAGTCGGATCGACCGGCAGCAGGAAGCGGTTCGATGACCGGGACGACCCCGCCCACGACGGCCCCCGCGGTCACCCGCGGAGGCCGCCCGCCGATGCCGAACGCCGGCCGCGCTTGGACGGTCCTCGGGCTCGGTGTTGCCGCCCAGACCGCCGGGACGCTCTTCGTCAGTACCCCGGCGTTCCTCATCCCGCTCCTGCACGCCGAACGCGGCATGTCGCTCGCCGAGGCTGGCGTCCTCGCCGCAGCGCCCACCCTCGGCATGGTGCTGACGCTCATCGCCTGGGGCTGGCTGGCCGACCGCATCGGAGAACGGATCGTCATCGCGGGCGGCCTCGCCCTCACCGCCCTGGCGGCCGCCGGAGCGATCGCGGCGGACGGACTCATCCCCTCGCTCGGCTACGGGCCGCTCGGGATCCTGCTGCTCCTCGGCGGAGCGGCGTCAGCGAGCACGAACTCGGCGAGCGGTCGGATCGTCGTCGGCTGGTTCCCGAAGGACCGTCGCGGGCTCGCGATGGGGATCCGCCAGATGTCGCAGCCGCTCGGCGTCACGGCCGCCGCGGTGACGGTGCCCTCGGTCGCGGCGGCGTCCGGCATCTCCGCGGCGCTCACGATCTCGCTCGTCGCGACGGGTGTCCTCGCGGTGGCCTGCGTCATCGGGCTCCGCAACCCGCCACGAACCGTCGTTCCGACGCCGGTGCCGACGGTGACGACGCCGAACCCGACCGCCGCCCGCCCACGCAACCCGTATCGCGGCGACGCCTTCCTCTGGCGCATCCACGCCGTGTCGATCCTGCTCGTCGTGCCGCAGTTCACCCTCACGACCTTCGCCCTCGTGTGGTTGGTGTCCGACCAGGGGTGGAACGCGCTCGCCGCGGGCGTCCTCGTCGGCGTCTCGCAGTTCGTCGGGGCCGTCGGTCGGATCGGTGTCGGCGTGCTCAGCGACCGGGTCGGCAGCCGGGTGCGTCCGCTCCGCTGGGTCGCCGTGTCCGCGGTCGTCGTCATGCTGCTCCTCGCCGGGGCCGGGTTCCTGCAGTGGCCGGTCGTGGTCGCCGTGGCGCTCGTGGTGGCCAGTACGGTGACGGTCGCCGACAACGGGCTCGCCTTCACCTCCGTCGCGGAGATGGCTGGTCCCGCCTGGGCGGGCCGTGCGCTCGGGGCGCAGAACACCGGACAGTTCATCGCCGCGTCCGTCGTCGGTCCGGCGGTGGGCGCGCTCATCGGCTTCGTCGGCTATCCCGTCGCCTTCCTGATCGTCGCGGTGCTGCCGGCGGTCGCGATCCCGATCATCCCGAGCGAGGCGGCCGAGCACGACCACCTGTAGCCCGGCGTCCGGTCCGCGGGTGTCGGAAAACGACGGCGTGGTCGGTCCGCGGGTGAGGAGTGAGTAGCCTCGAATGATGACCGACTCCCGTCCTGCGACCACCGTCATCGTCGGTGCCGGCCTGTTCGGCCTGTCGACCGCCGTCCACCTCGCCCGTGCCGGACGACGCGTGACGGTCCTCGAATCGGGCGCGGCTGCCGACGCCACCACCGCCGCGGGAGCCGGCTTCGTCGGACTCTGGGCGGCCGGGTACGCCTGGTATTGGAACGCGTCGGAACTGGCGCTCGAGCAGGCCGGCATCGACTTCTACCGCGGCCTCGACGCCGCCGGGTACGACATCGCCCTCCGCGACACCGGCAACGTCTGGCTCGCCCTCACCGAACAGGCCGTGCTCGACCACCTGCTGCCGTTCGCCGAGCACCCGCTCCGTCCAGAGGACGCCCGCCTCCTCACCGCCGTGGAGACCGCCGAACTCGTGCCAGGACTCGACCCGGAGGCGATCGTCGGTGCGTTCATCCACCCGGACGGCATCCAGATCAGCGCGCCGGACGCCGGGCTCGCGCTCGCGGACCTCGCCCGAGTGGAGGGCGTCGAGATCGTCGAGCACACGCCGGTCGTCGAGCTCCTCACCGAGGACGGCCGGGCGGTCGGCGTGCTGACCGCAGCGGGCGATCGGGTGCTCGGCGACGAGGTCGTCCTGGCCGCAGGCTCCTGGACGAACGAGCTCCTCAGCACGACCGGGCGCGAGCTGCCGTTCGCCCGCGTGATCGCGAGCCGACTCACCACTGCACCGTTCGGGCTCGGCGAACTGCCGACGCTGATGATCCCGGAGCTCGGCGGCCTCTGGATCAGGGAGCACCTCGGTGGCCTCACCTACGGCAACGGCGTCGGCTACGAGGCGCTCGCGGTCCGCGACAGCCCGGCCGAGCGCCGCCCCGACCGTCCCGACCTCGTCGAGGCGATGCGCGACCACCTGACCCCGATCGTCACGGAACTCATCCCCGCCGCCGCCCCCGTGCTCGACGCCGCGGAGGCCGTCCAGGGCGTCGTGTCGTACACGGCCGACCGCCGGTTCATCGCCGGGCCGATCCCGGAACTCGCCGGGCTGTACGTCGTCGCCGGAGACAACGAGTCGGGCGTCACCCACGGTCCCGGCCTCGGCCGCATGCTCGCCGAACTCATCGTCACCGGCGAGAGCCCCTTCGTCGACCCGTCGCGATACGCGCCCGATCGCTTCCCGGCCCGACCGTTCGCCGACGAGGCTGCGGTGGCCGCCGCCATGCCCGCACGCCGGGAAGTCGACGCCCGAGCCCGAGTGGAGCAGGCCCGATGAGCGCCCCCTCGCCGACGGCTGGACCGGCACCCCTGCCCGAGCGGGTCGAGGTCGTCGTCATCGGAGCCGGCGTCGTCGGAGCTGCCGCCGCGCGGACGCTCGCCGAGCGCGGCCGGAGCGTGCTGCTCGTCGAACGCTTCGAGCGCGGCCACGAACACGGCTCCTCCCACGGCGCGACCCGCATCTTCCGCCAGGGCTACGACGTCGACGACTACGTGGCCCTCACCTCGGAGGCGCTCGCCGGCTGGCGCGAGCTCGAGGAACGGAGCGGCCGGACCCTGCTCGAACTCACCGGCGCACTGGACCACGGCCGCCCGGAGATGCTCCGCGGGATCGAGGCCGCGATGACGCGAGGCGGGATCGCCTCGGAACGGCTCTCCCCGGAACAGGCCGCGGAGCGGTGGCCCGGTCTCCGATTCGAGCAGGAGGTCCTCCATCACGCGACCGGCGGGCGACTGTCGTCCGCGGAGGCGATCGAGGCGTTCCTCGACCTCGCCGTGGTGGCCGGGGCGACGCTCCGGTTCGGCGTCCGGGTGACGGCGGTCGAACCGATCCCGGCGACCGGGACGACCGCTGCCGGTGCCGTGGTCCGCACCGAGCTGGGTGACGTCACAGCCGACCACGTCGTCGTCGCCGCCGGATCGTGGACGCCGGACCTCGTCGGCGAGCTCGCGGCGAGCGTCGGCCGTCCGCTCCCCGAGATCGTCGTCACGCAGGTGCAGCCCGCCCACTTCCCGACCGCGGTGGCCGCGGACGCCTGGCCGAGCTTCGTCCACTACCCGGACGACGGCTCGAGCGTCTACGGTCTCCTCACCCCCGGCGAGGGCGTGAAGGTCGGCCTGCACGGCGGCGCGGTGCACGTGCACCCCGACGAGCGCGACGGCCTGGCCGAACCGGAGGAGCTCGCGCGCCTCACCGCGTACGTCGCCGAGTGGGTGCCCGGGGTCGACGCGTCGGCGCCACATACCATCAGTTGCCTCTACGACCTGAGCCCGAGCGAGGATTTCGTGATCGACCGGATCGACAGGATCATCGTCACGACGGGATTCTCCGGTCACGGGTTCAAGTTCGGACCCGTGCTCGGGCGGCTCGTCACCGATCTCGTCGACGGCGACGCCCCGCACCCGCGGTTCGCCCTCGCAGCCCACACCCCACCCGCGTAACGCCGCCTCCCTCGGGCGGACCTCCCGCCCAGCGCCACAGCACCCGGCGCCACCCACCCGCACCCGCAGTCACCCGAAGGACCCTCCCCATGAACCGATCCACCCGTTTCGCGGCCGTCGCCGTGAGCCTCGGCGTCGTCGCAGCCCTCGCCGGTTGTACGGCCCAGGGCGGCACGACGACCACGACCGCGCTCGTCATCGGGACGACCGACCAGATCGTCTCCCTCGACCCCGCCGGCGCCTGGGACCGCGGATCCTTCACCCCCCAGAACCAGATCTACCAGCACCTCCTGAGCTACGACGAGGGCGACGTGGTGCCCGCGCCCGACGCCGCGGAGTCCTGCGACTTCACCGGCGCGACCACCTACGTCTGCACCGTCAAGGAAGGCTTGACCTTCTCCAACGGGCACGCGCTCACGGCCTCCGACGTCGTCTTCTCCTTCACCCGCGTCCGGGAGATCGCCGCCGACAACGGCCCGTCGCCACTGCTCGCGAACCTGGAGAGCGTCGAGGAGGGTGACGACGACCAGGTGGTCTTCACGCTCAAGGTCTCGAACGACCAGACCTGGCCGTACGTCCTCACGAGCATGGCCGGACCGATCGTCGACGAGGAGGTCTTCCCCGCGGACAAGCTGCTGAGCGATGACGACGTGATCGGCTCCGGGCCCTACGAGGTCGACAGCTACCAGTCGGGCGGGCTGCTCTCCCTCGAAGCGAACTCGCGCTACTCCGGGACCCGGGCGAAGACGCAGCACGTGGTGCTCAAGCCGTACACGACGGCGTCGAACCTGCGGCTCGACCTGGAGAAGGGCGACATCGACATCGCCTACCGCTCGTTGACCGCGACGGACGTCGCCGACCTCCGCGGTGATTCCGAGCTGCAGGTCGTCGACGGTCCTGGCGGTTCGGTGCGCTTCCTCACCTTCAACCTGAACACCCAGCCGGGTGCGAACGACGCGCAGAAGCTCGCGATCCGGCAGGCGGTCGCCTCGCTCGTCGACCGGAAGGAGATCGCCGACCAGGTCTACAAGGGCACCTACGCGCCCGCCTACTCGGTGGTGCTCGACGGCCAGACGGGCGCGACGCCCGCGTTCCAGACCGCGTACGGCGACGCCCCGGACCGGTCGAAGGCCGCTGCCATCCTCGCCGCCGCCGGGGTCAGCACCCCGGTCGCCCTGCCGATCCAGTACACGAGCGACCACTACGGCCCCGACTCCGATCAGGAGTACGCGCTCATCAAGTCGCAGCTGGAGGAGTCGGGTCTGTTCTCCGTCGACCTGCAGTCGACCGAATGGACGAGCTACGTGAAGGAGCTCAACCCGGAGTCCGGCTACCCCGCCTACCAGCTCGGGTTCTTCCCCGACTACCCGGACCCCGACAACTTCATCCGCTCGGCCTACTCGACGACCGGCGCGTCCGTCGCCAACGGGTACTCCGACCCGGCCGTCGACGCGCTCATCGACACCGAGGCGACGGCGACGGACCCGGCGGCGCGCATCGCCGCGATCGAGCAGATCCAGGCGCTCACCGCGGAGGCGGCACCGATCATCCCGCTGCTGCAGGGCACGGAGACGGTCATCGCGCAGAAGAACGTGACGGGGCTCGAGGAGACGCTCGACGCGACCTACGTCTTCCGCTTCGCCGTCCTCGACCGCACGAAGTAGTCCGCCAGCTGGGGTGTGCGTCAGCGCGGTGCGCTGACGCGAGCGCGGGTCTGTGAGGTGAGCGCGCCCCTCCGGAGACCCGCGCTCGCGGCTGTGGGGTGCGCTCGCGCCGGGTGTGCGTCGCTCACGCGGACGCACCGCGCTGGCACCCCGTGGCGAGGTCTCATGCCAGCGCGGTGCGCTGACGCGAGACCTGTCGCATCGGCTTGAGCGCGGGTCTGTGAGGTGAGCGCGCCCCTCCGGAGACCCGCGCTCGCGGCTGTGGGGTGCGCTCGCGTCAGCGCACCGCGCTGGCATCCCTCACGAACCGGGGAAGATTCTCGCGATCGCGATCGTGGCGTCGCCGGTCAGAAGCAGGGTGCCCGCATCGAGTCGCAGGGTGTCGTGCACGTCGAGTGAGCCGTGACCCTCCGCCGACAGCAACCCATCGAGGAACACGACGAACGTGGTGGTTCCCAGCGTCGTCGTCACCAGCCTCGAACCGTCGACGACGGCGACCTCGAGCGATCCACGGAACCGGTCCCGCGACACCATGAGGTTGAGATCGAGGGTCGGACCGACCACTCCCCTCGACGCCACGGCCGCAGCCCCGTCGAAGGCGGCGACCTGCCATCGGTCCAACTCGACCGGCTCGCCGTCGATCACGAGCCCGAGGCCGCCGGCCGACAGCGCCATCAGCTGTCGGTCGACGCCCGGGAATGCGGAGAAGGCGACGTCCGACTCGACCGTCGCGATGCTCAGCGTCCAGCCCGGGCCGTCCGGCACGTCGAGGTCGCCCTCGGTCTGGCGCCGGACGGGCTCGGCGGCGATCTCCGTCGCGGTACCGAGCCCGTTCCGCCAGCGATAGCTCCGATGCCCCGCGGCCGGCAGCAGCACGACACCCGGTGCCTCGGCGAGATCGCTCACGGTCGGGTACCCGACGTGACGCGCTCACCGCGCTGCCACACGCCGACCGTCAGCGGCACCCCGGGGCGGTAGGCGAGGTGCGAGACCGAGGGGGCGTCGAGCACCTGCAGATCGGCGAGACCGCCCACGCGGAGCGATCCGACGGCGTCGACACCGTGCTCGCGCCCGACCGCCACCGCGGCCCCGCGCGTCGCCGCCCAGACCGCCTCGGCGATCGTGAGCCGCATCTGCAGCACGGCGGTCGCCACGCAGTACGCCATCGACGTCGTGTACGAGGTACCCGGGTTGCAGTTGGTGGCGAGGGCGATCGCGGCGCCGGCGTCGACGAGGGCGCGTGCCGGAGGGAACGGTTCACGGGTCGACAGGTCGCAGGCGGGCAGCAGGGTCGCCACCGTCGACGAGCCGGCCAGGAGGTCGACGTCGGCGTCGGCCAGGTGGTTGCAATGGTCGACGCTCGCGGCACCCAATTCGACCGCGAGCCGCACCCCGCC is part of the Plantibacter sp. Leaf314 genome and encodes:
- the pgm gene encoding phosphoglucomutase (alpha-D-glucose-1,6-bisphosphate-dependent), producing MNDRAGTPATEADLIDVPSLIDAYYTLKPDVSIPEQRVVFGTSGHRGSSLNTAFNQDHIAATTQAIVEYRAGQGITGPLFIGSDTHALSGPAQTTALEVLVANGVRVLVDEFDDFVPTPALSHAILKYNAEGNGDQADGIVVTPSHNPPADGGFKYNPPHGGPADSDATSWIANRANELIAGGLHDVKMAEPSAVETYDFRGNYVDDLKHIINLDAIKRSGIRIGADPLGGASVHYWQAIADRYEIDLTVVNPHVDPAWAFMTLDWDGKIRMDPSSPSAMAALVARRDEFDLLTGNDADADRHGIVTPDAGLMNPNHYLAVAIDYLYANRPGWREDAAVGKTLVSSSVVDRVAESLGRRLWEVPVGFKWFVPGLVDGSVGFGGEESAGASFLRFDGSVWTTDKDGILLCLLAAEILAVTGKTPSVLYRELTERFGDPVYERVDAAASKEQKARLGKLDGDAITATELAGDPIVAKLSHAPGNDAAIGGVKVVTEHAWFAARPSGTEDVYKIYAESFKGAEHLKLVQAEAKRIVDDALGA
- a CDS encoding alpha/beta hydrolase; this encodes MTSVFTDAASRTTPRLNLAAGGEAAFDVASSWTLPTWRLPSWVGRPLSAARATLVKSVVMTVAIAAILAGVVTVTQTSTAGASAIAATDFAPAASTVPTMSAAAFTATYVGDLAAAASALTTMSSIQVAQLWTAFPPGYRALLMTGYPAIIGNLEGVTYTDRATANVSRLAGLLTDTEASYRAMMAGSDQVDGEAASTALATTVSRLDAIKLLVDRYAPEAVAARLQPEYLITLQSAGSGPPRVAVAVGDVDIATYVTVFVPGMNSSALELDDYLRGAKRIQAAAADSAVILWIGGHSPTALEVPSNDRAIEGAPLLAGVLAGYDAYRTTHGVASQLSVVAHSYGTATASLALASGDYHVDDFVMLGSAGIPSEIAITDLHVPASRVYASQASADTLAGLGQILSGRANPTGGSWGATVFGSNGLTLGDGDRLGAVDGHNAVGSSNADDRGKYLGPATESLYAIQRIVTGKAYALPDLTTPGGTRHTGATAAAGTTDPATTASASASAAAVLATR
- the pheA gene encoding prephenate dehydratase produces the protein MSAAPPEDARRSYSFLGPSGTFTEVALGQVEEARGQIWKPVSNVGEALGDVLAGRSTAAVIAIENSVDGGVSVAQDALATMPGLRIVGEVLVPVNFFLVARPGTRLEDVAIVNAHPVAYGQCHLWLDAKLPSHGHIPASSNVAAAASLLDGTSTADAAVAPPGIVDHYELDVLAENIGDNPNAVTRFVVVSRSREIPARTGADKTSLIVELPNDQAGSLLDMLEQFSTRGVNLSLIESRPIGDALGRYRFVIDALGHIEDERMADALLGLRRFSPNVIFLGSYPSADRTAVDYHSRYNDEVFIEARDWLRGLLSAEPLED
- a CDS encoding GntR family transcriptional regulator encodes the protein MSTPTQTTQLYDRLRAAILTLDLAPGRSLTERGLEQRFAASRTPVRAALTRLESEGLAKRDGRGWIVAPIDLEEIGLIAEYREALETATVRLATERATEAQLAAVRALLDEPRPDDERTVLRVGGDFHEELAALSGNRLLAEGVHGAMVRLARTRWLEVRTPEARDQASREHHAILDAVVVGDATRAAELVADHIRGTNGRLIASLTAEQRRLRGHGVDIVA
- a CDS encoding MFS transporter, translating into MPNAGRAWTVLGLGVAAQTAGTLFVSTPAFLIPLLHAERGMSLAEAGVLAAAPTLGMVLTLIAWGWLADRIGERIVIAGGLALTALAAAGAIAADGLIPSLGYGPLGILLLLGGAASASTNSASGRIVVGWFPKDRRGLAMGIRQMSQPLGVTAAAVTVPSVAAASGISAALTISLVATGVLAVACVIGLRNPPRTVVPTPVPTVTTPNPTAARPRNPYRGDAFLWRIHAVSILLVVPQFTLTTFALVWLVSDQGWNALAAGVLVGVSQFVGAVGRIGVGVLSDRVGSRVRPLRWVAVSAVVVMLLLAGAGFLQWPVVVAVALVVASTVTVADNGLAFTSVAEMAGPAWAGRALGAQNTGQFIAASVVGPAVGALIGFVGYPVAFLIVAVLPAVAIPIIPSEAAEHDHL
- a CDS encoding FAD-binding oxidoreductase yields the protein MTDSRPATTVIVGAGLFGLSTAVHLARAGRRVTVLESGAAADATTAAGAGFVGLWAAGYAWYWNASELALEQAGIDFYRGLDAAGYDIALRDTGNVWLALTEQAVLDHLLPFAEHPLRPEDARLLTAVETAELVPGLDPEAIVGAFIHPDGIQISAPDAGLALADLARVEGVEIVEHTPVVELLTEDGRAVGVLTAAGDRVLGDEVVLAAGSWTNELLSTTGRELPFARVIASRLTTAPFGLGELPTLMIPELGGLWIREHLGGLTYGNGVGYEALAVRDSPAERRPDRPDLVEAMRDHLTPIVTELIPAAAPVLDAAEAVQGVVSYTADRRFIAGPIPELAGLYVVAGDNESGVTHGPGLGRMLAELIVTGESPFVDPSRYAPDRFPARPFADEAAVAAAMPARREVDARARVEQAR
- a CDS encoding FAD-dependent oxidoreductase, which gives rise to MSAPSPTAGPAPLPERVEVVVIGAGVVGAAAARTLAERGRSVLLVERFERGHEHGSSHGATRIFRQGYDVDDYVALTSEALAGWRELEERSGRTLLELTGALDHGRPEMLRGIEAAMTRGGIASERLSPEQAAERWPGLRFEQEVLHHATGGRLSSAEAIEAFLDLAVVAGATLRFGVRVTAVEPIPATGTTAAGAVVRTELGDVTADHVVVAAGSWTPDLVGELAASVGRPLPEIVVTQVQPAHFPTAVAADAWPSFVHYPDDGSSVYGLLTPGEGVKVGLHGGAVHVHPDERDGLAEPEELARLTAYVAEWVPGVDASAPHTISCLYDLSPSEDFVIDRIDRIIVTTGFSGHGFKFGPVLGRLVTDLVDGDAPHPRFALAAHTPPA
- a CDS encoding ABC transporter substrate-binding protein, with translation MNRSTRFAAVAVSLGVVAALAGCTAQGGTTTTTALVIGTTDQIVSLDPAGAWDRGSFTPQNQIYQHLLSYDEGDVVPAPDAAESCDFTGATTYVCTVKEGLTFSNGHALTASDVVFSFTRVREIAADNGPSPLLANLESVEEGDDDQVVFTLKVSNDQTWPYVLTSMAGPIVDEEVFPADKLLSDDDVIGSGPYEVDSYQSGGLLSLEANSRYSGTRAKTQHVVLKPYTTASNLRLDLEKGDIDIAYRSLTATDVADLRGDSELQVVDGPGGSVRFLTFNLNTQPGANDAQKLAIRQAVASLVDRKEIADQVYKGTYAPAYSVVLDGQTGATPAFQTAYGDAPDRSKAAAILAAAGVSTPVALPIQYTSDHYGPDSDQEYALIKSQLEESGLFSVDLQSTEWTSYVKELNPESGYPAYQLGFFPDYPDPDNFIRSAYSTTGASVANGYSDPAVDALIDTEATATDPAARIAAIEQIQALTAEAAPIIPLLQGTETVIAQKNVTGLEETLDATYVFRFAVLDRTK